One stretch of Thermanaerosceptrum fracticalcis DNA includes these proteins:
- a CDS encoding bifunctional 2-keto-4-hydroxyglutarate aldolase/2-keto-3-deoxy-6-phosphogluconate aldolase → MKKLQLLRKIINSGIVAIVRTETTEKAIKTVEAIKAGGISVIEVTMTVPNAIDAIKNLVDYCGKEDIILGVGSVLDPETARIAILAGAEYVVTPNVNTDVIKLCNRYQVPIMPGAMTIKEIIEAMEAGADIVKVFPGEMLGPAFIKAVRGPLPQAPLMPTGGVSLDNIKNWFDAGAVAVGIGGSLTEGAKQGNYQLVTDTARRFVEKIQLFRS, encoded by the coding sequence ATGAAAAAACTTCAGTTATTAAGGAAAATAATCAATAGTGGAATTGTAGCCATCGTTAGAACGGAAACAACTGAAAAGGCTATTAAAACCGTAGAGGCTATTAAAGCTGGCGGGATTTCTGTCATAGAGGTTACAATGACCGTACCTAATGCAATAGATGCTATAAAAAATTTAGTCGATTATTGTGGTAAGGAGGACATTATTTTAGGAGTTGGGTCAGTACTAGACCCTGAAACCGCAAGAATAGCCATCCTGGCAGGAGCAGAATATGTGGTTACCCCTAATGTAAATACCGATGTTATTAAACTCTGTAACCGTTATCAAGTGCCTATAATGCCGGGTGCTATGACAATTAAAGAAATTATTGAGGCAATGGAGGCAGGAGCAGATATTGTTAAAGTATTCCCGGGAGAAATGCTAGGACCTGCATTTATTAAAGCGGTTAGAGGCCCCTTACCACAAGCACCTCTCATGCCAACAGGCGGAGTCTCCCTTGATAATATAAAAAACTGGTTTGATGCAGGAGCGGTAGCGGTAGGAATAGGTGGTTCCTTAACAGAGGGTGCCAAACAAGGCAATTATCAATTAGTAACTGATACTGCCCGAAGATTTGTAGAAAAAATTCAGCTCTTTAGAAGTTAA
- a CDS encoding Tm-1-like ATP-binding domain-containing protein, with amino-acid sequence MEERVVVLGTLDTKGQEFKFIKDVIESAGIGTLVIDAGVKGTPYFQPDVTREEVAQAGGSSLTELLAKDDRGEAVTTMMKGATEIVKKLYAEGKVAGIIGMGGTAGTTIGSSAMRALPVGVPKVLVSTVASGDTRPYVGVKDITMMYSVVDISGLNSLARKILANAAFAVAGMAKGRVEVPEDEKPLIGATMFGVTTPCVTKAREYLEEKGYEVLVFHATGTGGQAMESLVEAGFIKGVLDITTTEWCDELVGGVLSAGPHRLEAAGKMGIPQVVSTGALDMVNFGPLDTVPEKFKGRNLYKHNPTVTLMRTLPEECKRLGEIIAEKLNMAQGPTKVVLPLKGVSLIAIEGKPFYDPDADKALFEAIRVNLDPRIELVEMDTDINDPEFALYLARSLDEMMQAQK; translated from the coding sequence ATGGAGGAAAGAGTGGTTGTGCTGGGAACGTTAGACACCAAGGGACAGGAATTCAAGTTCATCAAAGACGTTATCGAGTCGGCGGGAATAGGCACCTTAGTCATCGATGCGGGTGTAAAAGGAACTCCTTATTTCCAGCCTGATGTTACACGGGAGGAAGTGGCTCAGGCAGGAGGGTCCAGTTTAACTGAACTATTGGCCAAGGACGACCGGGGTGAAGCTGTTACCACTATGATGAAGGGCGCTACAGAAATTGTGAAAAAACTCTATGCTGAAGGAAAGGTGGCCGGGATTATTGGTATGGGGGGTACTGCCGGAACCACCATCGGTTCATCGGCGATGCGGGCCTTACCGGTGGGCGTGCCCAAAGTATTGGTTTCTACGGTAGCTTCCGGCGATACCCGTCCTTATGTGGGTGTCAAAGATATCACCATGATGTATTCCGTAGTGGATATCTCCGGTCTCAACAGCCTAGCCCGCAAAATCCTGGCCAATGCAGCCTTTGCTGTGGCCGGGATGGCCAAGGGCCGGGTGGAGGTACCGGAAGATGAAAAACCCTTGATTGGCGCTACCATGTTCGGTGTCACAACCCCCTGTGTGACTAAAGCCAGAGAATACCTGGAGGAAAAGGGTTATGAAGTTTTGGTTTTTCATGCTACCGGGACAGGGGGACAGGCCATGGAAAGCCTGGTTGAAGCGGGATTTATCAAAGGGGTTTTAGATATCACCACCACCGAATGGTGTGATGAGCTGGTAGGCGGTGTGTTAAGTGCGGGACCCCATCGCCTGGAGGCTGCCGGTAAGATGGGAATACCCCAGGTTGTTTCTACAGGGGCTTTGGATATGGTCAATTTTGGGCCCCTGGATACTGTCCCGGAGAAATTCAAAGGGAGAAATTTATATAAACACAATCCCACAGTGACCTTAATGAGGACTCTGCCGGAGGAGTGCAAACGGTTGGGAGAAATCATTGCCGAAAAATTAAATATGGCCCAGGGGCCTACCAAGGTGGTCCTTCCCCTCAAGGGGGTCTCTTTAATTGCTATAGAAGGTAAGCCTTTCTATGATCCTGATGCCGATAAAGCTTTGTTCGAGGCCATTAGAGTAAATCTTGATCCACGCATTGAACTAGTGGAGATGGATACGGACATTAACGATCCTGAATTTGCCCTCTACTTAGCCAGGTCCTTAGATGAGATGATGCAAGCTCAAAAATAA
- a CDS encoding phosphoenolpyruvate hydrolase family protein encodes MLTYHKIKENLRETLQKKKNIVGAAVGSGLSARLAVSGGADLLLALNSGRFRNAGRSSMAGLMPFKNCNQWVLEFGSQEIIPVVQNIPIIFGACASDPTIDWDYFLDLLLQKGFHGINNFPSVGLIDGVLREALEEQGMGFANEVELISRAHRKGLFTVAFVFDPEQGEAMARVGADVICAHFGFTVGGSLGAKKSVSIENAAALANNIFSRAAAIRKDCFWLVYGGPVIYPEQADYIFKHTGAQGYIGGSSIERIPAEEGIREITDQFKNIVRLQQENVRLKEELERKMGFDEIVGQSRVMQELYNIVRKVADEKINILVYGESGTGKELVTRAIHYNSKRRDGPFIKVNCAALPENLLESELFGHEKGAFTGALQQRLGRFELAHKGTLFLDEIGEMSLLTQAKLLRVIQQQEFERVGGSKTIRVDARIICATNKDLWQMVKKGEFREDLYYRLNVVSIYTPPLRQHKEDIPLLVNHFLAKTNDKFNRQIARITPEALECLLNYEWPGNVRELQNVIERAVILCEGKMITLADLPQHLRQHTVEEKKLRENVSLIQYASTISADMEKKAILEALEKFHWHRTNTANYLGISRRTLLNKINKYGLGRH; translated from the coding sequence ATGTTAACCTACCATAAAATTAAGGAAAATCTACGAGAGACCCTTCAGAAGAAAAAGAATATTGTGGGGGCTGCTGTGGGGTCAGGACTCTCGGCCCGTTTGGCTGTTTCCGGTGGCGCCGATCTACTGTTAGCGCTAAATTCGGGACGTTTTCGCAACGCAGGCAGGAGTTCTATGGCGGGCCTTATGCCTTTTAAGAACTGCAACCAGTGGGTCCTGGAATTTGGCAGCCAAGAAATCATTCCTGTGGTGCAAAATATCCCCATTATCTTTGGCGCCTGCGCCAGTGACCCGACCATTGACTGGGACTATTTTCTTGATCTTCTTCTGCAAAAAGGATTTCACGGCATTAACAATTTCCCCAGTGTCGGTCTTATTGACGGCGTTTTAAGGGAAGCCTTGGAAGAACAGGGCATGGGCTTTGCCAATGAGGTGGAATTAATATCCCGTGCTCATAGAAAGGGACTGTTTACTGTAGCCTTTGTCTTTGATCCCGAACAGGGGGAAGCCATGGCCCGGGTCGGGGCTGATGTTATTTGTGCCCATTTTGGTTTCACGGTGGGAGGCAGTTTAGGGGCCAAGAAGAGTGTGAGTATTGAAAATGCTGCTGCATTGGCCAACAATATTTTCTCCCGGGCAGCGGCCATACGAAAGGATTGTTTCTGGCTTGTCTATGGAGGGCCCGTGATCTATCCGGAGCAAGCGGACTATATTTTTAAGCACACCGGAGCTCAGGGTTATATTGGCGGTTCCAGTATTGAGAGGATTCCCGCCGAAGAGGGAATCAGGGAAATTACGGATCAATTTAAGAATATCGTCCGGCTACAGCAGGAGAATGTACGTCTCAAAGAAGAATTAGAACGCAAAATGGGTTTTGACGAAATCGTGGGTCAGAGCCGGGTTATGCAGGAATTATACAATATTGTCCGTAAAGTTGCGGATGAGAAGATAAACATACTGGTATATGGAGAAAGTGGCACCGGAAAAGAACTGGTTACAAGGGCTATTCATTACAACAGCAAAAGACGTGACGGACCCTTTATAAAAGTTAATTGTGCCGCTCTGCCCGAAAATTTACTGGAGAGTGAACTCTTTGGCCATGAAAAAGGGGCCTTTACGGGAGCTCTACAGCAGAGACTGGGCAGGTTTGAACTGGCCCACAAAGGTACTTTGTTTTTAGATGAAATAGGGGAAATGAGCCTCTTAACACAGGCTAAGCTTCTGAGAGTTATCCAACAGCAGGAATTCGAACGGGTAGGGGGCTCCAAAACCATTCGGGTAGATGCGAGAATAATCTGTGCCACCAACAAAGACCTGTGGCAAATGGTGAAGAAAGGAGAATTTCGCGAGGACCTGTATTACCGGCTCAACGTAGTCTCAATCTATACGCCTCCTTTAAGACAGCATAAAGAAGATATTCCCCTCCTTGTTAATCATTTTTTGGCCAAGACAAACGACAAATTTAACCGCCAGATTGCGCGAATCACCCCGGAGGCTTTGGAGTGTCTCCTCAACTATGAGTGGCCGGGGAACGTAAGGGAACTACAAAACGTCATAGAGAGGGCAGTAATTCTCTGTGAGGGTAAAATGATAACCCTGGCGGACCTGCCCCAGCACCTGAGGCAGCATACCGTAGAAGAGAAAAAGCTAAGGGAAAACGTTAGTCTTATACAATATGCCAGCACTATCTCGGCGGACATGGAGAAAAAGGCCATTCTAGAAGCCCTGGAGAAGTTTCACTGGCACAGGACGAATACAGCTAATTACCTGGGTATCAGCAGGCGGACCTTATTAAATAAGATAAACAAATATGGCCTGGGGCGGCATTAA